GCTTCAAGAGGGATATCCTTAGAAGGGGTTGAAAGGAAGGAGAAAACGTTCAGGTGGAGTGGAGCCTATGAGCACGACATGAATGAGGCAAAAACGCTTAGGACAGAGCTTAATAGCCTTCAGGCGTTCAGTCCTTTGCTTCCTAAAGAATACCAGGAGGCGAAATATGTCTTTCTGGCAAATACTGATCCTGATATCCAGCTCTCTGTCCTGGAACAGGTCAGGAATCCGAAGCTGGTTATCCTGGATACAATGAATTTCTGGATTGAATCAAAAAAGGATCGCCTGCTTGAAGCCATACGCAGGTCTGATATATTGCTGCTGAATGATGGCGAGGCGCGGCAGCTGTTTGGGACTGTTAATCTTATGAAGGCTGCAAAAGAGGCCTTGAAGATTGGTCCAAAGCATGTCATCATCAAGAAAGGAGAGCATGGCGCCTTGTATTTTACTGATACAGAGCATTTCAATGCTCCGGGCTATCCTTTGGAGTTTCTGAAGGACCCTACAGGCTGCGGGGATAGTTTTGGAGGAGGCTTATTGGGATATCTTGCAAAGACGGGGGATGCTTCAGAGAGCAATGTCAGGAGGGCAATCATTTACGGGTCTGTCATTGCAAGCCATAATGCAGAGGATTTTTCTTTGAATAGGGTGAGAGCTATCTCGCTTGAGGATGTTGAGAAGAGGTTTGCTGCGTTTGGGAAGATGAGGGAGTTCTAATCCGGCGCTCTAGGAGATTTAGAGCTGCTCTTTGATATTGGTGGTTGCTATCATCGTCAATGTCTTGGTAATGCCTGGCTGGTTTCTGAAGGAGATTATAAAGTCGTTGAAGCTTTCAACATTTTTGAACTTGACCTTCAAGAGCAGGTCATATTCTCCGGTGACACCAAATACCTCCTTAATCTCTTTTCTCTGGAGGAAGGCATTTGGGAGGTGTTTTGAAGCAGCAATAAGAACAAAAGCGATAAAGCCTTCTCCAACCTGCGCATTATTGAGCTTGAGCGTGAATTGCTCAATCACCTTTTCCTTGATCAGCCGCTGGAGGCGCTGGTGAACTGTGGATGGCCGGATATGAGTCTGAGATGCGATGTCGCGGATCGAAGCTCTGCTATTACCTCGGAGAATCTCAATAATCCTGTGGTCTTTGTCATCTGGGGAGGGGGGATGCATAATAAAAAAGGCTCCTTGAATGAGAAGACATTCTCAAACGCCGTGAAAGCTTGTTGGGGGTCGCTTCAAGGAGCCCTCCTTTGTGCGGCGTTTGTTGCTTTTATCGTTCAATAAGTATTTAAATCTTTTGTTTTTTGTCTATTTTTATAGTGATTTATTGGACATTGTCTATATTTTCCTGCTTAAAGTATATTAATATCCATTCATTGCCTGAGCTTGGGGTGATTCCATGGATTCAGGCAAGAATTTTGAGGTCAAGGATTTGCAATTGGCGGAGCAGGGCAGGAAGAACATCGAATGGGCGGAGTCCCAGATGGGCGCCTTGATGAGGGTGAAGGAGAGGTTCCAGAGGGAGAAGCCATTATCCGGGATGAGGATTGGGATGGCATTGCACCCAACAAAAGAGACTGCTGTGCTTGTGCGGACTTTGCTGGCTGGAGGAGCTGATGTTGCTTTGTGCGCATGCAATCCTTTGTCAACTCAGGATGATGTTGCTGCGGCATTGGCAAAAGAGGGTGTGAAGATCTGGGCATACAAGGGAGAGACAAAAGAGGATTACTACAGATATCTTACTCAGGTGATCAAGACCAAGCCAAATTATACATTGGATGACGGTTGCGACCTTGTTACTGAGATCCATACAAAGTATCCTGAATTGGTTAAAGAGATTGTTGCAGGAGCTGAGGAGACCACGACAGGGATCATACGGCTGAAGGCGATGGAGAAGGGAGGTATATTGAAATATCCCATGCTGGCTGTGAATGATCTTAAGACAAAACATCTTTTTGATAATTTTTTGGGAACCGGACAATCAACAATTGATGGCATTCTTCGGGCAACAAGCATATTGATAGCGGGCAGGACTTTTGTTGTGGCAGGATACGGCCCTTGCGGCAAGGGGGTTGCAAGAAGGGCCCAGGGCATGGGCGCCAATGTTATTGTTGTTGAGGTGGATGCTGTCAGGGCGTTGCAGGCAGTCCATGATGGGTGCAGGGTAATGCCTATCGCTGAGGCTGCAAAAGAGGGAGAGGTCTTTGTAACAGTCACCGGGAATAAGCACATCATACGAGCTGAGCATATCGAAGCTATGAAGGACGGGGCCATACTTGCAAATTCAGGCCATTTTGACCTTGAGATTGATGTAAAGGGGCTGGAGGGGATCTCTAAAGGAAAAGAGAGGATACGGCCCCAATTGGACAGATATACGCTGAAAAACGGAAAGAATCTGTATCTTATTGGAGAAGGGAGGTTATGCAATCTGGCAGCTGCCGAGGGCCATCCTTCTGTTGTTATGGCGCAGAGCTTCTGTGGACAAGCGCTTGCAGCTGAATATGCGGCAAAGAACAAGGGAAAACTTGCTGCCAAGGTTATCAAGCTGCCTGACGAGATTGATACCACGATTGCAGAACTTCAGCTTTCTGCATTAGGCGTTTCGTTTGATCAGCTTACAGAAGAGCAGAAAGTGTATTTATCAAGTTGGCAGGAAGGGACTTGAGGTTATTGAGTTACTTTTTTCTCTTTTTCTTGTAAGCCAGCAGCCCGACAATCACGATTGCCAAGATGATGATTATCCCTATGAGAACTGACGGTTGCAGCTTTCCTGGAGGAGTTGGTGGAGCTTCCTCTTTCTTGATTTCTGGAAGAGCTACCTCTGGCTGGGCTTCTGGAGCTTCCACTGCCACTCCAGCAGCAACAGTTGAGGAGGTTATTTCAGTCAACTGCTTCTTTACAATATAATCAAAGGTTGCTGTTTGGCCTTTCTTAAGGACATCTACAGCAAATTCAAGGACAGGATCCTTCTGAAGAATTCTGGGCTTTATTCCTGGGAAAATCAAGTCATCTGATGATGCTGCCACATCTTTTAAGATAACCTCAATGACCTTGACATCTTTCATATCTTCGGGGGCTGTAAATACCACTATAATCTGGCTTCTGTAGAGCTCTTCGCCTGTTTCCTTATTCTGAACCTTGAAGACTGCCAATGTCTTTGTAACAGTGACTCCTACTGCTTCTTTGGACTGCAATTGGTTAAGGACGGATTGTAAGGCTGCAATGGCTTCTGGGCTGGTAACTTTCTGCAGCGCGCTTTCAACTGCTGCAGCTGCTGGCGTTGTTGTCACAGTAGCTGTTTCACCAACCTGGTCAATGCGGACATTTGTCCAGTCTGGAGGGATGGTTGCTGTGATTCTACTTATGGTTGCTGAATCGGTTACTGGTGTTGTGGCTCCTGTTGCTCCTGCCCCGCCACCTCCTCCGCCACCTCCGCCACCTGTGCTTGAAGTTGCAGCTGCGGTTGTTGAATAGTTGATATTAAGCCGGGTTGTGTTTCCTGGCTGATAGGGATAGGAACTAGGGGATAAGCTACTTCCTGAGCCTGCTGAGAAGGTTATTGTATTGCCTGCGGTTGCGCCTGATTGATAGACTATCAGCTGATGGCATTCTGCTCCATTTGCGCAGCCATACTGGCCTGCTGCTGTTGTTGTGAGCGAGCCTGCTGTTGCGCCATTAAGCGTTGCTATTATTGTCACTCCTGCAGACGCTCCGGTAAGGTCTCCGTAGAATATGTGAGGGTCGTTTAGGCTAGGAATTTGCGCATGTACGAAAGGAAATGCTAGTAGTATTGTTGCAATGAATATTAAACTTGTTAAACAGAAAGGTAGCTTGTTTCTCATCTTCAAGTTGGTTTTGCCCCCATGGTAGTAAAGAAAGTTAAAATAAAATAAAATAAAAAGTTTGCTTTACTGCGCCCCCATGCCTGAAAAGTCATGGATTCCTGTTGCGCTGGTACTAAGCCATACCCAGTATGCACGATATGGACGGATGCTATCGGTGGTTGCGGCTGTTGAGCTTGCCTCTGTTGTCAAATCTGCAGTATCGTACAAGGTTGTTGCATCAGTCACAGAGTCAAGCCAGTTTCCATCGGCTTCGAGGTTTGTCTGGGCATTGTTGTCGAGGTAGCCATCAACACCAAGCAGTATCCATCCGCTTCCTACAGTAATGCTCGTCGGGACGCTATCTGCGCCAGGTTGCTCAGTTGATTGGATAGGTATGTCAACGCTCTGGTTTACCCGGATTAGGTATCCTCTTCTTGGGACTAATTGAGATGCTGTCGCTGTTATGAATGTATCCGAGGTTCTTGATCCGTTGTAGGTGTAAATCGTGTTTGTTGTTCCTGATAGAGCGTTTGAAAGCCGTGTTGTATTGATTGCGTAAGGAATGCTGAATCCAGTCCATGCATTTGCAGAAGTTATTTCAATCACAGTGTCATAGACATCTACAATTCCAGTATGGTTGACAAGCGGGTTTCCTGCAAGATCTGTGATTCCTGTAGTCCCATTTTGAGGGATGATTCCCGATGTTTTGCCTGTGGTATTGTATGGACCTCGAACATCGAATCTTGCACTGAGGTTTAGTTGTACCCTTATCTTGTGGAGATCTCCCTGCATCACATAGGAGTTGCCAGTAAAGTTCGCAAGGAAAACTTCAGTTGAACTTGTTCCGTTTGCATAGTATAAGATACTCGTACTGTTTGAAGTATTCTGGCGGTACCCTGTAGAGACTGGCCCCATGGTTACATTCTCATTGAACTTCAAAACGAGATAGTCTCTGCCAGTATCTTCAGACAGGCTTCCTGGCTCTCCTGTTGATACATTGTAATCATGGCCTGTGTCGTTGTGCCACGCCATTATCAAGCTTGGGGGTGCTGTGTCGATTGTGATGTTTTCTGTGTTGTTCTCTGTCATGGCAAGCATATTTCCGTCATTTGCAACACCGAATTTTAGGGGTGCGGTTCCGTCTCCTGATGAATCGAGGACAAGGAATCTAGCTGTCAAGACCGTATAATTCAACCAGCTAAGAGTATGGACTGTTAGGTTTCCGCTTGAGTTTGTTGTAAAGTTAAAGGTAGGGATTACACTTGTGTTCATATACTCGCTAAATGTAAAGTTCAGTGAGTAATTCCCAACTTTTACAAATAGGTTGTCCCATGTTTCGTTTATGTCGATTGAAATGATCCAAGGAGACAGGGAGTCGTTTGTGTAGGTTCCTAAGGCCTTGCTGATATTTGAGGATCCAGACAGATTAGAGATGTTCTGCAGGCCGTTTCCATTCATGTCCCTTATTGTGTCATTTGATGCAGATAAATAGATAGTGTCTGTTCTCCAGGTTGAAATGTTGTAGACCTTCACATCAGGAAGTGCTATAATTAAAGTTGATCGTCCTGCAACAGTATCATTTGTTAAGCTTACTATAGCGGCATTATCTCCGGTCCCATTAAGGGCGAGAGTGACACCTCCTGCTGAATTGTTTCCTTCTGCCGTGATATTCTGCTTATTGCTCAAAAGAACAGTTGAGGAGTTTAGATCAAGAGATCGAAGGTCTACAATCTCACTGAATACGAATGTTAAGTTCCTGGTCTGATGGTTATAGGTTGTGTTAAGGAGCGTGGGGATTGTTGTGTCCATTGTCATGGTAACAATTGTGTCGTTATCTGCTATAATGTCATATACTGCGTTGTTACTGGAATCGTTGTAGGTTGTCTTGTTCACTGATATATTTAGGCCTGTTGTCTTCCAACCATTGATTATTGCTGCGTATTCCTGCGACAGACTTATAACTGATTGGTTTGAGGCGGATTTGTCTTGTGTTGTCGTACAATTTGCCTGATTAAGGGTGAGGGTGTTTCCTGTAGTCACATTATCCAGCAAGACTATACCTGAACAGTTGAGGAGTGTCACTGGCTCGTTAAATGTAAGGGTAAGGTTTCTTGAGGTGGTGTTTGCGTCATAGGTGAGCCCTGTGATTAGCATGTTTGGCCGGATGCGGTCAGGTGCTGTTGCATTCAGCGAGTCGTTCCGCACTTGGAGTGGATTAAGCTGGTTTCCAGCAAGGTCTGTGATGTTTAGTGCGCTTAGACTACTAATGTTAATCGCAACAACTGGAGTTGCATTGGCAGGGAATACTTGATCGGCAGTGAAATTGAGTGAAAGCTTAGATGAATTTTGGCCAACCCCTATTATAGTTACAGGATTGTGTTCTGCTCCGTCAAATACGATATAAATAGAGTTATTCAGGAATGTTCCGTTAACTATTGCTTCGCTAAACGTCACATTTATTGTTCTTGCGGTTGATGTAAATATATGCGCAAAAGCATCAGAGGTGGATGTTTGCGCTAATGCTAAAGTAGGATAAGAGTTATCTATTGTAAAGTTGGTGGTGTTGGTTGCTATGGTGGAACTATTGATAGAATGTTCCAAGTCACCCAGTTCACCCGGACCACTTATTTTTAGGATTACAGAAGCGTTAACATCTGTAGCATCGCTGGAGTTAGGCAATGCGAGGGTTGCATTGAAAGCAAACCATCTGGAAGCGTTGGATGGTATAACGTGTGAATCTGTTGTAGTCGCATTTACCCATTGAAGAACGCGCTTTGATGCATTACCACTTTCAGTTTCAGTTATTGTAAAGTTTATAACAATGCCTGCATCGGTGTTGTTTGAACCATCTACGTAGGTAAACCCATTTGGCATAATGATTGTGACATTTGTAACATTCTGTGTACGATTTTCATTGCCTATGGTGAAATTAAATATATAGGTTGCGTTGTTGAGGTACCATATGCCTGCCACCCTATTAACATTTGAAGTGTCTTTTCCAGGATTTACCTTCCTGACATTAGTGAGTGTGAAATTTGCCTCTTCGTTCGCAAACACAGAAACAGCTGCCATGCTTGCAACCATCGTCAATAATAGTACCATCAAGAACGCTTTGTTAAACCTCATTTTAGAACCTCCTTTTTTTGATCTTTTTTGGATGCTTGATCAGAAAGAACTGAATACGCAGAATACGCTCTAG
The Candidatus Nanoarchaeia archaeon genome window above contains:
- a CDS encoding PfkB family carbohydrate kinase; this encodes MVDAIILGSIGLDDVRTPFGEVKGALGGSASYASLACSFFVKPGVVSIVGDDFPKEYEDLFASRGISLEGVERKEKTFRWSGAYEHDMNEAKTLRTELNSLQAFSPLLPKEYQEAKYVFLANTDPDIQLSVLEQVRNPKLVILDTMNFWIESKKDRLLEAIRRSDILLLNDGEARQLFGTVNLMKAAKEALKIGPKHVIIKKGEHGALYFTDTEHFNAPGYPLEFLKDPTGCGDSFGGGLLGYLAKTGDASESNVRRAIIYGSVIASHNAEDFSLNRVRAISLEDVEKRFAAFGKMREF
- the ahcY gene encoding adenosylhomocysteinase, translated to MDSGKNFEVKDLQLAEQGRKNIEWAESQMGALMRVKERFQREKPLSGMRIGMALHPTKETAVLVRTLLAGGADVALCACNPLSTQDDVAAALAKEGVKIWAYKGETKEDYYRYLTQVIKTKPNYTLDDGCDLVTEIHTKYPELVKEIVAGAEETTTGIIRLKAMEKGGILKYPMLAVNDLKTKHLFDNFLGTGQSTIDGILRATSILIAGRTFVVAGYGPCGKGVARRAQGMGANVIVVEVDAVRALQAVHDGCRVMPIAEAAKEGEVFVTVTGNKHIIRAEHIEAMKDGAILANSGHFDLEIDVKGLEGISKGKERIRPQLDRYTLKNGKNLYLIGEGRLCNLAAAEGHPSVVMAQSFCGQALAAEYAAKNKGKLAAKVIKLPDEIDTTIAELQLSALGVSFDQLTEEQKVYLSSWQEGT
- a CDS encoding Lrp/AsnC family transcriptional regulator translates to MHPPSPDDKDHRIIEILRGNSRASIRDIASQTHIRPSTVHQRLQRLIKEKVIEQFTLKLNNAQVGEGFIAFVLIAASKHLPNAFLQRKEIKEVFGVTGEYDLLLKVKFKNVESFNDFIISFRNQPGITKTLTMIATTNIKEQL